One [Clostridium] saccharolyticum WM1 DNA segment encodes these proteins:
- a CDS encoding PTS sugar transporter subunit IIB, with protein MVKLMRIDERLIHGQVAFAWTNSLSADCILVVNDAVAKDKLRATSLKLAAPAEVKFVVKSVSDAITALNGHKTDKYKLFILVDNTKDALALVSAVEEVNHVNLGNMKVKEGTKVLTNSIAVTEDDINNIKEMVAKGAEVECRAVPTDKKVMAETFV; from the coding sequence ATGGTTAAATTGATGAGAATAGATGAGCGGTTAATTCATGGACAGGTAGCATTTGCCTGGACTAATTCTTTATCAGCAGACTGCATTTTGGTTGTAAATGATGCGGTGGCAAAAGATAAATTACGTGCGACTTCTTTAAAACTTGCGGCACCGGCAGAAGTAAAATTCGTAGTCAAGTCAGTTTCAGATGCTATTACAGCACTCAATGGACATAAAACAGACAAGTACAAACTTTTTATTCTTGTTGACAATACAAAAGATGCATTGGCACTGGTATCGGCGGTGGAAGAGGTGAACCATGTAAACCTTGGAAATATGAAAGTAAAGGAAGGTACAAAGGTTCTTACAAATTCTATCGCTGTCACGGAGGATGATATAAATAATATTAAAGAAATGGTTGCGAAAGGTGCAGAAGTAGAGTGTCGTGCAGTACCGACAGATAAAAAGGTAATGGCAGAAACATTCGTATAA
- a CDS encoding PTS sugar transporter subunit IIA, whose amino-acid sequence MRKILVATHGRFAEGIKETLQFIMGDSCKVEIISAYVSSDFDMEGEARKRIDELGQDEELIVAADLFGGSVANIFTEYVQTGKVHILTGVNLPMLIVLATSADCECSTEELIHNAQQSAKEGIIYINRVLSESDEAEEEIF is encoded by the coding sequence GTGAGAAAGATATTAGTCGCAACGCATGGGAGATTTGCAGAAGGTATTAAGGAGACACTGCAGTTTATCATGGGTGATAGTTGTAAAGTTGAGATAATTAGTGCATATGTGAGCAGTGATTTTGATATGGAAGGTGAGGCACGCAAGCGCATAGATGAGCTTGGTCAAGATGAGGAACTGATTGTTGCTGCAGACTTGTTTGGGGGAAGTGTGGCTAATATCTTTACTGAGTATGTGCAGACCGGTAAAGTTCATATTCTTACCGGTGTAAATTTACCTATGTTGATTGTACTGGCAACGTCCGCTGACTGTGAGTGCTCTACGGAAGAATTAATTCATAATGCTCAGCAGTCAGCAAAAGAAGGTATTATCTATATCAATCGGGTATTATCTGAAAGTGATGAAGCAGAAGAGGAGATTTTTTAA
- a CDS encoding SIS domain-containing protein, protein MYGFENETYLKVLHGAADNIEQIKRIVAEIEEKGYDHVFLVGTGGTYSMVSPLAYMLKTNSTLEWYYEIAAELVRAKPKKLGKKSILITASLTGTTKETIEAAEYGASVGATVISLVGETNSPLGKASTYAIGNAASNDNLCEEIYLQLFAIGALLMKGNGEFPECERFLDNLRRMPEVLLKVREENDEKALAFAEKHKDTNFHMCIGAGNTWGETYCFAMCVLEEMQWIPTKSIHAAEFFHGTIEMTEKNMSFMLFKGEDETRPLVDRVEKFVRKYSDVVQVWDTKDYALEGIDEDMRKLVAPMVMSSQLERVSSHFEHVRNHNLDIRRYYRTVEY, encoded by the coding sequence ATGTATGGATTTGAAAATGAGACTTATTTAAAGGTATTACATGGAGCGGCAGACAATATTGAACAAATTAAGAGGATAGTAGCGGAGATTGAGGAAAAGGGTTATGACCATGTATTCCTTGTAGGAACCGGTGGAACTTACTCCATGGTAAGCCCTCTGGCTTATATGTTAAAAACTAATTCAACTTTGGAATGGTATTATGAAATTGCAGCTGAACTGGTAAGGGCAAAACCGAAGAAGCTTGGAAAAAAATCTATTCTGATAACAGCCTCTTTGACCGGTACAACAAAAGAAACAATAGAAGCCGCAGAATATGGGGCTAGTGTAGGAGCAACTGTTATATCTCTTGTTGGAGAAACAAACAGCCCCTTAGGAAAGGCATCTACATATGCGATTGGTAATGCAGCTTCCAATGATAACTTATGTGAAGAGATTTATCTTCAATTATTTGCTATTGGTGCACTTCTTATGAAGGGAAACGGAGAATTTCCGGAATGTGAACGCTTCCTTGATAATCTCCGCCGGATGCCAGAAGTCCTTCTGAAGGTTAGAGAAGAAAATGATGAAAAAGCCCTGGCATTTGCAGAGAAACATAAAGACACAAATTTTCATATGTGTATTGGCGCAGGCAATACATGGGGAGAAACATATTGCTTTGCCATGTGTGTACTTGAGGAAATGCAGTGGATTCCGACAAAATCGATCCATGCGGCTGAATTCTTCCATGGTACAATAGAAATGACAGAAAAAAATATGAGTTTTATGCTTTTTAAAGGAGAAGACGAGACCAGACCGCTGGTTGACAGAGTTGAAAAGTTCGTTAGAAAATATTCAGATGTTGTTCAGGTATGGGATACAAAGGATTATGCGCTGGAAGGAATTGATGAGGATATGAGAAAGCTTGTTGCCCCAATGGTAATGTCTTCCCAGCTGGAGCGTGTAAGTTCTCATTTTGAACATGTAAGAAATCATAATTTGGATATCAGAAGATATTACAGAACGGTAGAATATTAA
- a CDS encoding GntR family transcriptional regulator: protein MILTNEEYAFQISKQIKDKIYNKTYNYRNPLPSERELAEMFAVNRNIIRMAIKELVNEQLVKRIHGKGTFIIKTDIDDSSIHFKGMTELLQEAGYEPTSKVLKTQTRDAGYKFSKIFHVPEEDNIFQIIRLRKGNDQPISIENTYLPFNSIKDIDKIDFQVYSLYDMLTINKIKIHDIRHVFSATKVHNTIAKLLSCQEASPVISIQITSSTKEGQIAEYTEVMVVPEFAKYYTDGVVRHGEFHLSSQIL from the coding sequence ATGATATTGACAAATGAAGAATATGCGTTTCAAATTTCAAAGCAAATCAAAGACAAAATATATAACAAAACCTATAACTATAGGAATCCTCTTCCATCAGAACGAGAACTAGCAGAAATGTTTGCTGTAAATAGGAATATTATACGAATGGCCATTAAAGAGCTTGTGAACGAGCAGTTGGTAAAGCGTATACATGGAAAGGGAACTTTTATCATCAAAACAGACATTGATGATTCATCCATTCACTTTAAAGGTATGACTGAACTTTTACAGGAAGCCGGATATGAGCCTACTTCCAAAGTTTTAAAAACCCAAACACGAGATGCGGGCTATAAATTTTCAAAGATATTTCATGTTCCAGAAGAAGATAATATTTTTCAGATTATTCGTCTCCGGAAAGGTAATGATCAACCGATATCCATCGAAAATACTTATTTGCCCTTTAACAGCATCAAAGATATTGATAAGATAGATTTCCAAGTGTATTCACTGTATGATATGCTGACAATTAATAAAATTAAGATTCACGATATCCGACATGTTTTTTCTGCAACCAAAGTGCATAATACCATCGCAAAATTACTTTCCTGCCAGGAGGCTAGCCCTGTTATTTCCATCCAAATCACATCCTCTACCAAGGAAGGACAGATTGCAGAATACACAGAGGTTATGGTAGTTCCTGAATTTGCTAAATATTACACGGATGGAGTTGTTCGTCATGGAGAATTCCATCTTTCTTCACAAATACTATGA
- a CDS encoding GntR family transcriptional regulator, whose translation MPKMYNLLSLDIAEYLEQYIEQHQLQPGDKLPSERELSASLNVTRVTLRHGLEILTSQGMVLRVHGSGYYICPPKVNRELIHYCFPYKDTVLQQRNYYLGPVDYMPTPILIIAKNIFAPICLNDMITGQFSEIVDETPISLMYTFQSSDSKNLLPEFPNTRDIPENIYFSQTIRIYDDADLPDEHIKELLQITSDDNLLLISTFIYHENKIVALCLSICVGTRVNLISEVKLP comes from the coding sequence ATGCCCAAAATGTATAATTTACTCAGCCTAGATATTGCTGAGTATCTCGAACAATATATAGAACAACATCAGCTTCAACCTGGGGACAAACTCCCTTCTGAACGTGAACTATCAGCTTCATTAAATGTCACTCGAGTAACATTGCGGCATGGGCTGGAAATCCTCACTAGTCAAGGTATGGTTCTTCGGGTACATGGAAGCGGCTATTATATCTGCCCACCAAAAGTGAACCGGGAATTGATCCACTATTGTTTTCCTTACAAAGACACAGTCCTTCAACAACGAAACTATTACCTTGGGCCTGTGGATTATATGCCTACTCCAATTTTAATAATTGCAAAAAATATATTTGCACCAATCTGTCTGAACGATATGATAACCGGGCAATTCTCTGAGATTGTAGATGAGACGCCTATTAGTCTAATGTATACATTCCAAAGCTCTGATTCGAAAAATCTTTTACCGGAATTTCCGAATACGAGAGATATACCGGAAAATATATATTTTAGTCAAACTATCCGAATTTATGATGATGCGGATTTACCTGATGAACATATAAAAGAACTGCTGCAAATTACCAGTGATGACAATCTTTTATTAATTTCAACTTTTATTTATCACGAAAATAAGATTGTAGCGTTGTGTTTGTCTATTTGCGTCGGAACAAGAGTAAATCTTATTTCAGAAGTAAAACTTCCTTAA
- a CDS encoding ArsR family transcriptional regulator, producing MGLTQSNASRHLTILKKAGVLESYKTAQWAYYKMNPLFIEENAELYAYLQRKPTNIPCYQTDCEKYTKCKQLNLCRCKINK from the coding sequence TTGGGGCTCACACAGTCAAACGCCTCAAGGCATCTGACCATTCTGAAAAAAGCAGGAGTCTTGGAGAGTTATAAAACAGCGCAATGGGCATATTACAAGATGAACCCACTGTTTATAGAAGAAAATGCAGAGCTATATGCTTATTTGCAGAGAAAACCAACCAATATTCCCTGCTATCAAACGGACTGCGAAAAATACACGAAATGCAAGCAGCTTAACCTATGCAGATGCAAAATAAATAAATAA